The Vreelandella piezotolerans genomic interval AATGCTCGGTTGCCATCAGCGACTTGGCCGCTTTCAATGAGGCGGCCAAATCAACCAGGTAACCGTTGTCTTTGAGACTCTCTGCCAAGCTTTCCGCTAGCAAGTCATCATCTTCAAGTAGCAACAGTTTCATGGATATACGTCAGATTAGAGAGAAAAATTGCCGTACATGCCGGATTCATAATGACCAGGAATGTTACAGGCATACTCTAGCTCGTTAACATTGTCAGGGACACTCCATAATAAAGTCCCGGTTTCACCAGGCGCAATGGTGACACCTGCCATACTCATATTGGCCATATCGTGACCATCGCCGTTTGACATATTGGACATATCGTGGCCTTCACCGTGTGCCATATTCGACATGTCATGGCCTCCGCCATTGGCCATGTTTAGCATCATCTGGCGATGTTCTTCTTGGGCTTCTTTGCTACCAATCACAAATTCATGCTCTAAATTGCCGGTGTTGGTGATTTCAAATTTAACCACCTCCCCAGCCGCCAGTTCTAGCTCTTCAGGGTCGAACCACATATCGCCAGCCTCAAGGCTGATCGTGC includes:
- a CDS encoding cupredoxin domain-containing protein — translated: MRNISLTTSLFALSLSLITSAAWASPGQGSGDNGLTEADVDRTISLEAGDMWFDPEELELAAGEVVKFEITNTGNLEHEFVIGSKEAQEEHRQMMLNMANGGGHDMSNMAHGEGHDMSNMSNGDGHDMANMSMAGVTIAPGETGTLLWSVPDNVNELEYACNIPGHYESGMYGNFSL